From Priestia aryabhattai, one genomic window encodes:
- a CDS encoding DUF370 domain-containing protein, whose product MSGKLVNVGFGNFISSNRIISVVHPESAPIKRIIQDAKDRGSLIDATQGRKTRSVIVMDSDHVILAPVQPETVSQRLINKEELLEG is encoded by the coding sequence ATGAGCGGTAAATTAGTGAACGTTGGATTTGGAAATTTTATTTCTTCTAATCGTATAATCTCTGTCGTTCATCCTGAATCAGCTCCAATCAAACGCATTATTCAAGATGCAAAAGATCGAGGCTCTTTAATAGATGCAACGCAAGGACGTAAAACACGATCTGTTATTGTTATGGATAGCGATCATGTTATTTTAGCTCCTGTACAGCCAGAAACTGTGTCACAGCGACTTATAAACAAAGAAGAATTATTAGAAGGGTAG